One window from the genome of Equus quagga isolate Etosha38 chromosome 6, UCLA_HA_Equagga_1.0, whole genome shotgun sequence encodes:
- the DIS3 gene encoding exosome complex exonuclease RRP44 isoform X2, whose product MSAENQLQVVFITNDRRNKEKAIEEGIPAFTCEEYVKSLTANPELIDRLACLSEEGSEIESGKVIFSEHLPLSKLQQGIKSGTYLQGTFRASRENYLEATVWVHGDTEENKEIILQGLKNLNRAIHEDIVAVELLPKNQWVAPSSVVLHDEGQNEDDVEKEEERERILKTAVNEKMLKPTGRVVGIIKRNWRPYCGMLSKSDIKESRRHLFTPADKRIPRIRIETRQASTLEGRRIIVAVDGWPRNSRYPNGHFVKNLGEVGDKETETEVLLLEHDVPHQPFSQAVLSFLPKMPWSITEKDMKNREDLRHLCVCSVDPPGCTDIDDALHCRELENGNLEVGVHIADVSHFIRPGNALDQESARRGTTVYLCEKRIDMVPELLSSNLCSLRCNVDRLAFSCIWEMNHNAEILKTRFTKSAINSKASLTYAEAQMRIDSATMNDDITTSLRGLNKLAKILKKRRIEKGALTLSSPEVRFHMDSETHDPIDLQTKELRETNSMVEEFMLLANISVAKKIHEEFSEHALLRKHPAPPPSNYEILVKAAKSKNLEIKTDTAKSLADSLDRADSPSFPYLNTLLRILATRCMMQAVYFCSGMDNDFHHYGLASPIYTHFTSPIRRYADIIVHRLLAVAIGADCTYPELTDKHKLADLCKNLNFRHKMAQYAQRASVAFHTQLFFKSKGIVSEEAYILFVRKNAIVVLIPKYGLEGTVFFEEKDKPKPRLIYDDEIPSLKIEDTVFHIFDKVKVKIMLDSSNLQHQKIRMSLVEPQIPGISIPMDTSNMDINEPERKKKKLEK is encoded by the exons GTGAAGAATACGTAAAGAGCCTAACTGCGAACCCCGAACTCATAGATCGTCTTGCTTGTTTGTCTGAAGAAGGG AGTGAAATAGAAAGTGGAAAAGTAATATTTTCAGAGCATCTTCCCTTAAGTAAGCTACAACAAGGCATAAAATCTGGTACATACCTTCAAGGAACATTTAGAGCCAGCAGGGAAAATTATTTAGAAGCTACCGTCTGGGTTCATGGTGACACTGAGGAAAATAAAGAG ATAATCTTACAAGGACTCAAAAATTTAAACCGAGCTATTCATGAAGATATTGTGGCTGTGGAGCTTCTCCCCAAGAATCAGTGGGTAGCTCCGTCTTCTGTGGTTTTACATGACGAAGGTCAAAATGAAGACGatgtggagaaagaagaggagagagaacgcATT cttAAGACTGctgtaaatgaaaaaatgttaaagccGACCGGTAGAGTTGTTGGAATAATAAAGAGGAATTGGAGACCATATTGTGGCATGCTTTCTAAGTCTGATATTAAGGAG TCAAGAAGGCATCTCTTTACACCTGCTGATAAGAGAATCCCTAGAATTCGGATAGAAACCAGACAAGCGTCTACTTTAGAAGGACGGAGaattattgttgctgttgatGGTTGGCCCAGAAATTCCAGATATCCAAAT GGACACTTTGTAAAAAATTTAGGGGAAGTTggagataaagagacagaaacagaagttTTGTTACTTGAGCATGATGTTCCCCATCAGCCTTTTTCTCAGGCCGTTCTTAGCTTTCTACCAAAGATGCCCTGGAGCATTACTGAAAAG GACATGAAAAATCGAGAAGACCTGAGACATCTGTGTGTTTGTAGTGTGGACCCACCAGGATGTACTGATATAGATGATGCTCTACATTGTAGAGAGcttgaaaatggaaatttggaG gTTGGTGTTCATATTGCTGATGTTAGCCACTTTATTAGGCCAGGAAATGCTTTAGATCAAGAATCAGCCAGAAGGGGAACAACTGTATATCTTTGTGAAAAG AGGATTGACATGGTTCCAGAGTTGCTTAGCTCTAACTTATGTTCCTTGAGATGTAACGTTGACAG GTTGGCATTTTCATGTATTTGGGAAATGAATCACAATGCTGAAATCTTAAAAACGAGGTTTACTAAAAGTGCCATTAATTCGAAG GCTTCTCTTACATATGCGGAAGCTCAGATGAGAATTGATTCAGCAACCATGAATGATGATATCACCACTAGTCTCCGTGGACTAAATAAACTAgctaaaatcttgaaaaaaagaagaattgaaaaagg ggCTTTGACTCTTTCTTCTCCAGAAGTTCGATTCCACATGGACAGTGAAACTCATGATCCTATAGATCTGCAGACCAAGGAACTTAG AGAAACAAATTCCATGGTAGAAGAATTTATGTTACTTGCCAATATCTCTGTtgcaaaaaaaattcatgaagaaTTTTCTGAACATGCTCTGCTTCGGAAACATCCGGCTCCTCCTCCATCAAATTATGAAATTCTTGTTAAGGCAGCTAAATCCAAG aatttggaaattaaaactgataCAGCCAAGTCTTTGGCTGACTCTTTGGACCGGGCTGATTCTCCTAGTTTCCCGTATCTAAACACCCTGCTACGAATATTAGCCACTCGCTGCATGATGCAGGCTGTGTACTTCTGCTCGGGAATGGATAATGATTTTCATCACTATGGCTTAGCATCACCAATATACACTCATTTTACCTCACCCATCAGAAG ATACGCAGACATCATTGTTCATCGGTTGCTGGCTGTGGCTATCGGGGCAGACTGCACTTATCCAGAGTTGACAGACAAACACAAGCTTGCAGATTTATGTAAGAATCTCAATTTCCGGCACAAAATGGCTCAGTATGCCCAACGTGCATCAGTGGCTTTTCATACCCAG ttatttttcaaaagcaaaggaaTAGTAAGTGAAGAAGCCTATATTCTATTTGTAAGAAAGAATGCTATTGTGGTGTTAATTCCAAAGTATGGTTTAGAAGGTACagtcttctttgaagaaaaggACAAACCAAAGCCACGGCTTATTTATGATGATGAG ATACCTTCACTTAAAATAGAAGATACAGTGttccatatatttgataaagttAAAGTGAAGATCATGTTAGATTCATCTAATCTTCAGCATCAGAAAATCCGAATGTCCCTGGTAGAACCACAG ATACCAGGAATAAGCATTCCTATGGATACTTCAAACATGGACATTAATgaaccagagagaaagaagaagaagctTGAAAAGTAG